Proteins from a single region of Chloroherpeton thalassium ATCC 35110:
- a CDS encoding tetratricopeptide repeat protein, whose protein sequence is MKSNSQFSHGSLKLADYYMQAGLFSEAVTMYREALRAEPMSNTLYLPLGLALYKSGQESIALEILYRGGIICLRNGKLTRAQKIHDEMKSIDKTARTTLLLGKEIQSRSVLSLYIKSQITQSIDALTRYENTNN, encoded by the coding sequence TTTTCGCATGGGAGCCTCAAGCTTGCGGACTACTACATGCAAGCAGGGTTATTCTCTGAAGCTGTTACAATGTACAGAGAAGCCTTGCGCGCCGAACCAATGTCAAATACGCTTTATCTCCCACTTGGCTTAGCGCTTTACAAGTCTGGCCAGGAGAGCATCGCTTTAGAAATCCTGTATCGAGGCGGAATCATTTGCTTGCGAAACGGCAAATTGACGAGAGCACAAAAGATACACGACGAAATGAAATCCATTGATAAAACAGCAAGAACGACCTTACTTTTAGGAAAAGAGATTCAATCTCGTTCTGTGCTTTCCCTGTATATTAAATCGCAGATTACCCAATCCATAGACGCCTTAACTCGCTACGAAAACACCAACAATTAG
- a CDS encoding class I SAM-dependent methyltransferase, whose protein sequence is MQEQKTIQDAKNFWNVEACGTQFIQERKSEKDFFLKYIDFRYKTEWHIPQLVPFEQSKGKKVLEIGCGNGADGYMFAKNGAIYTGVDLTETAVQTTQKHFELLGANGTFQVENAEKLSFADNSFDIVYSHGVLHHTQNPPDTFKEVHRVLKPGGTAIIMLYHKNSFNHYIRILGYMRLRLLIKILQRIGRWDVDRKKIAGKELSKFRGNEGSYIWELHYENFLTYGWAYLKPENFVHHCTDGPECPYAYVYSKTDIKSLFSQFKELSFTVAHFPLKKYSFGKFIPLALEKSLAPTMGWYLFIYAKK, encoded by the coding sequence ATGCAAGAGCAAAAAACAATACAGGACGCGAAAAATTTTTGGAATGTTGAAGCCTGCGGCACGCAGTTTATTCAAGAAAGAAAAAGCGAGAAAGATTTCTTTTTAAAATATATCGATTTCAGGTATAAGACGGAGTGGCATATTCCGCAGCTCGTGCCATTTGAGCAATCGAAGGGCAAAAAAGTGCTTGAAATCGGCTGTGGCAACGGCGCAGACGGCTATATGTTTGCGAAAAACGGCGCGATTTACACGGGCGTAGACCTCACGGAAACCGCCGTTCAAACCACGCAAAAACATTTTGAATTGCTGGGCGCAAACGGCACGTTCCAAGTTGAAAATGCAGAAAAATTGTCCTTTGCTGACAATTCTTTTGACATTGTTTATTCGCACGGCGTACTGCATCATACACAAAACCCGCCCGATACGTTTAAAGAAGTCCATCGCGTCTTAAAGCCCGGCGGCACAGCGATCATCATGCTTTATCATAAAAATAGTTTTAATCATTATATCCGAATTTTGGGCTATATGAGGCTGCGTTTGCTGATAAAAATCTTGCAACGCATCGGTCGGTGGGACGTCGATAGAAAGAAAATTGCCGGAAAAGAGCTGTCTAAATTTCGCGGGAACGAGGGAAGTTATATATGGGAATTACATTATGAAAATTTTCTCACATACGGTTGGGCATATTTAAAGCCGGAAAATTTCGTTCATCATTGCACCGACGGCCCCGAATGTCCTTATGCTTATGTTTATTCAAAAACCGACATAAAATCCTTATTTTCTCAGTTTAAAGAGCTTTCGTTTACAGTTGCGCACTTTCCACTCAAAAAATATTCGTTCGGTAAATTTATTCCTCTCGCACTTGAAAAAAGCTTGGCGCCAACAATGGGTTGGTATTTGTTTATTTATGCAAAAAAATAA
- a CDS encoding glycosyltransferase family 4 protein — MRYADGAVVVGENLRFNYKGILPDELVVPVHHGMEGFVTKPKARQASDEIRVLYLSNLVLTKGFFVLIQAIPKIVQQVKNIKFIFGGEWENAQTKEDVMRYIEENNLSEFIEFKGRVIGEEKEKLYYDSDIFVFPTFYPLETFGIVNLEAMQAGLPIITTGRGAIPEIVEEGKNGFIVPEQNPEAIADKIILLFQNKELRENIRNNNIQRFKDFYTKEKYAQRMIDAFLYLHKKLDKNPD; from the coding sequence ATGCGTTATGCGGATGGGGCGGTTGTTGTTGGCGAAAATTTAAGATTTAATTATAAAGGCATTTTGCCGGATGAGCTTGTCGTTCCGGTGCATCATGGCATGGAAGGCTTTGTAACCAAGCCGAAAGCGCGACAGGCATCTGATGAAATTCGTGTTCTGTATTTATCGAACTTAGTTCTTACAAAAGGATTTTTTGTTCTTATTCAAGCCATTCCGAAAATCGTTCAACAAGTTAAAAATATTAAATTTATTTTTGGCGGCGAGTGGGAAAATGCGCAAACGAAAGAAGACGTGATGCGCTATATTGAAGAAAATAATTTATCCGAGTTTATAGAATTTAAAGGCCGCGTCATCGGAGAGGAGAAAGAGAAACTTTATTACGATTCCGATATTTTTGTTTTCCCCACATTTTATCCGCTGGAAACATTCGGCATCGTCAATTTGGAAGCCATGCAAGCCGGTTTGCCGATTATCACCACAGGGCGCGGCGCCATTCCCGAGATCGTGGAAGAAGGCAAAAACGGGTTTATTGTGCCGGAACAAAATCCCGAAGCCATTGCGGATAAAATCATTTTACTTTTTCAAAATAAAGAGTTGAGAGAAAATATTAGAAATAATAATATTCAGCGCTTTAAAGATTTTTATACAAAAGAAAAGTATGCACAAAGAATGATTGATGCGTTTTTGTATCTCCATAAAAAACTTGATAAAAACCCTGACTAA
- a CDS encoding peptide-binding protein, translating to MKFTRFFTVIFLLSNFVFSCKSDKPSDKAAENAVTLGVAADFDYLNPLLIQLSLSREVCTHIFPTLVRPQFDEKNGAVSFAPSLAKSWTFSDGGKTATFALRGDAKWEDGKPITSHDLKFSYTLYAEPQVASTRQHYINDLAKNADGAVDFENAVETPNDTTLILHFSTPLAENIVLDHFYDLMPVAKHVFESIPPEEIRSRAAELPIVAGGPYRVEKWSRQQSLTLVSNETCVLPHPGKIAKVSFLVIPEYTTRLTLLKTSKLDVLMSAGGINPKDVESLTRENPEITICSVKDRSFDSIVWLCIDGEAFRNGKKIKPNVFFGDKKVRQAMTYAIDRNSIVDGFMGEAHATVVNTPLSPAYKSILDSSLHPYNYNPKKARKLLTEAGWKPGADGILEKNGQDFSFTLVAPTGNARRNYAATVVQQNLKDIGIECKLEFAETIVFVQNQNEYRYAAAMSGLSAETLPFQLIIWGSNFEKSPFNSSAFQNARLDEVIAELGKPLGMEKQRELWHEYQQILHDEQPRTFLYYFDELEGFNRRVKNVNVNMLSVLYNLYDWEISR from the coding sequence ATGAAATTCACAAGATTTTTTACAGTCATTTTTCTTCTTTCAAATTTTGTTTTTTCCTGCAAAAGCGACAAGCCTTCGGACAAGGCAGCGGAAAATGCCGTTACCCTTGGCGTGGCGGCGGATTTTGATTATCTCAATCCGCTCTTGATTCAGCTTTCGCTTTCCCGTGAGGTTTGTACGCATATTTTTCCGACACTTGTTAGGCCACAGTTTGATGAGAAAAACGGCGCGGTGAGCTTTGCGCCGAGTCTTGCCAAAAGTTGGACGTTTTCGGACGGCGGCAAAACCGCGACCTTCGCACTTCGCGGCGACGCAAAATGGGAGGACGGCAAGCCGATTACCTCGCACGATTTGAAATTTTCCTACACGCTTTACGCCGAACCGCAAGTCGCCAGCACGCGCCAGCACTACATCAACGATTTGGCGAAAAATGCGGACGGCGCAGTTGATTTTGAAAACGCCGTCGAGACGCCGAACGACACGACGCTGATTTTGCACTTCAGCACGCCGCTTGCCGAAAACATCGTGCTGGATCATTTTTATGATTTAATGCCCGTCGCTAAACATGTGTTTGAATCGATTCCGCCCGAAGAGATTCGCAGCCGCGCGGCGGAACTGCCGATTGTGGCCGGAGGGCCGTATCGCGTGGAAAAATGGTCGCGCCAGCAATCGCTGACACTCGTCTCGAATGAAACTTGCGTGTTGCCGCATCCGGGCAAAATCGCCAAAGTCTCGTTTCTCGTGATTCCCGAATACACGACGCGCCTAACGCTGCTCAAGACTAGTAAGCTCGATGTGCTGATGTCCGCCGGCGGCATCAATCCGAAAGATGTGGAATCGCTCACGCGCGAAAATCCCGAAATCACGATTTGCTCGGTCAAAGACCGGAGTTTTGATAGCATCGTTTGGCTTTGCATCGACGGCGAAGCGTTTAGAAACGGGAAAAAAATTAAGCCGAATGTCTTTTTCGGCGATAAAAAAGTTCGCCAAGCTATGACTTACGCCATCGATAGAAACTCTATCGTGGACGGTTTCATGGGCGAAGCGCACGCGACCGTCGTGAATACACCGCTTTCACCGGCCTATAAAAGCATTCTCGATTCGTCGCTTCATCCTTATAATTATAATCCGAAAAAAGCCCGCAAGCTTTTAACGGAGGCCGGCTGGAAGCCTGGCGCGGACGGCATTTTGGAAAAGAACGGCCAAGATTTTTCTTTCACGCTCGTTGCGCCGACAGGCAATGCGCGGCGAAATTACGCGGCGACCGTCGTTCAGCAAAATTTGAAGGACATCGGAATTGAATGCAAGCTCGAGTTTGCCGAAACCATCGTGTTCGTTCAAAATCAAAACGAGTATCGCTATGCCGCCGCGATGTCCGGCCTTTCGGCGGAAACCTTACCATTTCAGTTGATTATTTGGGGAAGCAATTTTGAAAAATCACCGTTCAACTCGTCCGCGTTCCAAAATGCGCGATTGGACGAGGTTATCGCGGAGCTCGGCAAGCCACTTGGCATGGAAAAACAGCGCGAACTTTGGCACGAATATCAGCAAATTTTGCACGACGAGCAGCCGAGAACATTTCTCTACTATTTTGATGAGCTGGAAGGTTTTAACCGGCGCGTGAAAAACGTGAATGTCAATATGCTCTCCGTGCTTTATAATTTATATGATTGGGAGATAAGCAGGTAA
- the bchF gene encoding 2-vinyl bacteriochlorophyllide hydratase, translating to MPRYTPEQLRKRNNSVWTKVQLYLAPIQFVVFIIGVILTVMYYHGALEDFSIVTWALLIKTLFLVVLFVTGAFFEKEIFDIWVFSPEFLWEDIGSSIATTVHFLYFILAYMGKSEDVLVWTAFAAYFSYVVNAIQYLVRIFLEKQNEKRLKAKGIQVV from the coding sequence ATGCCTCGTTATACGCCAGAGCAGCTACGGAAACGAAATAATTCGGTATGGACAAAGGTGCAACTCTATTTAGCTCCGATTCAATTTGTCGTGTTTATTATAGGCGTAATCCTAACGGTGATGTACTATCACGGCGCGTTGGAAGATTTCAGCATCGTGACTTGGGCGCTGCTGATTAAAACGCTATTCTTGGTTGTGCTATTTGTGACCGGAGCATTTTTCGAAAAGGAAATTTTCGATATTTGGGTTTTCTCACCGGAATTTTTATGGGAAGACATTGGCAGCTCGATTGCAACCACCGTGCATTTCCTTTACTTCATTTTGGCCTACATGGGAAAATCGGAAGACGTGCTGGTTTGGACGGCGTTTGCTGCGTATTTCAGCTATGTGGTTAATGCAATTCAATACCTCGTGCGCATTTTCCTTGAAAAACAAAATGAAAAACGCTTGAAAGCCAAAGGCATCCAGGTTGTATAA